In a genomic window of Occallatibacter riparius:
- a CDS encoding DUF3237 domain-containing protein, protein MPFRPIPTILLLAALLAPSLRAQAPARAAPTLEFVYEETVTLGPAQPVGDTPQGHRNIVPITGGTFQGPRLKGKILPGGWDWQLASPGGCFTIHADYMIQTDDGVIINVRNAGTQCKSSDGKDGALLTSPAFEAPKGKYDWLNGGVYVGTLEVTPSNGTPAVHIRFYKAQAAAPTHP, encoded by the coding sequence ATGCCTTTCCGCCCGATCCCAACAATCCTGCTCCTCGCCGCACTCCTCGCCCCATCCCTCCGCGCCCAAGCCCCGGCCCGCGCCGCCCCCACACTCGAATTCGTTTACGAAGAGACCGTCACCCTCGGCCCCGCGCAGCCGGTGGGCGACACCCCGCAGGGCCATCGCAACATCGTCCCCATCACCGGCGGAACCTTCCAGGGCCCTCGCCTCAAAGGCAAAATCCTCCCCGGCGGCTGGGACTGGCAACTAGCGTCCCCGGGCGGCTGCTTCACCATCCACGCCGACTACATGATCCAGACCGACGACGGCGTCATCATCAACGTTCGCAACGCTGGAACCCAGTGCAAGAGCAGCGACGGTAAAGACGGCGCTCTCCTCACATCGCCCGCCTTTGAAGCCCCCAAGGGAAAGTATGATTGGCTCAACGGCGGCGTCTACGTCGGAACGCTCGAAGTCACCCCGTCGAACGGCACACCAGCCGTGCACATTCGCTTCTACAAAGCACAAGCAGCAGCGCCAACCCACCCCTGA
- a CDS encoding 4-hydroxy-tetrahydrodipicolinate reductase, with protein MLFLVLGKGKTGSLVAEIAHERGHGVRALDINENRGASALTAPTLAGVDTVIDFTSAEAAVQNMRAVLALGSRIVVGTTGWYAHLDEMRSKAQKRGALLYGTNFSIGVQKLFRLTAELARLDGYQFSISETHHNTKLDAPSGTALTLQEIIHAARPGSYVPITSHRVGDAKGEHIVTANSDIDVLELRHDAASRRGFALGAVRAAEWLAKQQPGAYDFRDIFDQL; from the coding sequence ATGCTCTTTCTCGTACTCGGCAAAGGCAAGACCGGTTCGCTCGTAGCGGAGATCGCACACGAGCGCGGCCACGGCGTACGCGCCCTCGACATCAATGAGAATCGCGGCGCATCGGCCCTCACCGCTCCCACCCTCGCAGGCGTCGACACCGTCATCGACTTCACCAGCGCCGAGGCCGCCGTCCAAAACATGCGCGCCGTCCTCGCCCTCGGCTCCCGCATCGTCGTCGGCACCACCGGCTGGTACGCTCATCTGGACGAGATGAGGTCCAAAGCGCAGAAGCGCGGAGCGCTGCTCTACGGCACCAACTTCTCCATCGGCGTGCAGAAGCTCTTCCGCCTCACCGCCGAGCTCGCCCGCCTCGACGGCTACCAGTTCTCCATCTCGGAGACGCACCACAACACCAAGCTCGACGCCCCCTCCGGCACCGCCCTCACATTGCAGGAGATCATCCACGCCGCCCGCCCCGGCTCTTACGTCCCCATCACCTCGCATCGCGTCGGCGACGCCAAGGGCGAGCACATCGTCACCGCCAACAGCGACATCGACGTCCTCGAACTCCGCCACGACGCCGCCAGCCGCCGCGGCTTCGCCTTAGGCGCAGTCCGCGCCGCCGAGTGGCTAGCTAAACAGCAGCCCGGCGCCTATGACTTCCGCGACATCTTCGACCAGCTTTAG
- a CDS encoding type II toxin-antitoxin system ParD family antitoxin: MTNSVIESSMFLEEIFPMNVSLTPELEKFVADKVATGRYTSASEVVREALRLLEREEKSREEHIADFDRELDARVAALDRGERVSKEEFLREMEQLLGRRKKRIA, translated from the coding sequence TTGACAAATTCTGTTATCGAGTCCAGCATGTTCCTTGAGGAGATCTTCCCCATGAACGTGTCGCTTACCCCTGAACTCGAAAAGTTCGTCGCCGACAAGGTTGCCACCGGCCGTTACACCTCCGCCAGCGAAGTCGTGCGCGAAGCCCTCCGCCTGCTCGAACGCGAAGAGAAGTCTCGCGAAGAGCACATTGCCGACTTTGATCGAGAACTCGACGCGCGCGTCGCGGCGCTTGACCGAGGAGAACGCGTCTCGAAAGAAGAGTTCCTCCGTGAGATGGAGCAACTCCTGGGCCGAAGAAAGAAGCGCATTGCGTGA
- a CDS encoding type II toxin-antitoxin system RelE/ParE family toxin, translating into MNEYSLTESAKAEIREIWEYIAHDDEDAADHWVIRIIEALDLLARNPRIGHSRRDLTSRPFLFWPVGKYLIVYRPVGEDIEVIAITEGSRDVRNYLRMRS; encoded by the coding sequence GTGAACGAGTATTCGCTGACTGAGTCGGCCAAAGCCGAAATTCGGGAGATCTGGGAATACATCGCTCACGACGACGAAGACGCTGCGGATCACTGGGTCATTCGAATCATAGAAGCACTGGATCTGCTCGCGCGCAATCCGCGCATTGGGCATTCGCGCCGAGATCTCACCAGCCGCCCCTTTCTCTTCTGGCCAGTTGGGAAATATTTGATCGTCTATCGTCCGGTTGGCGAAGACATTGAAGTCATTGCCATCACCGAGGGCTCTCGCGACGTGCGGAACTACTTGCGCATGCGTTCATAA
- the dapA gene encoding 4-hydroxy-tetrahydrodipicolinate synthase, with protein MQTTGCGTAIVTPFRADGAIDEQALWALVNWQVESGIDFIVACGSTGEAATLEEDEWLSVIRIVIEAAAGRVPVWAGCTHNSTRTLLRLAAQLRQVKGVSAVLSANPYYNKPTQEGQYQHFLALAKAVAPLPVCLYNVPGRTAANLEPETVIRLIESAPNIQAIKEASGKLPQIAAIVHGAPRSFKVFSGDDNMALAAIASGAQGLISVASNEMPAEVSQMIRAALDNRWDEARDIERRSMRLFEANFWESNPSPVKTVLSLMGKCSDAVRLPLVPPSATTRARLERLAGEMGLLKFAPVEGDLRMY; from the coding sequence ATGCAAACAACTGGTTGTGGCACCGCGATCGTCACGCCCTTCCGCGCCGACGGGGCGATCGATGAGCAGGCGCTCTGGGCGCTCGTCAATTGGCAGGTCGAATCCGGCATCGACTTCATCGTCGCGTGTGGCTCCACCGGAGAAGCCGCCACCCTCGAAGAAGACGAGTGGCTCAGCGTCATCCGCATCGTCATCGAAGCCGCCGCGGGTCGCGTTCCCGTCTGGGCTGGATGCACCCACAACTCCACCCGCACCCTGCTCCGCCTAGCCGCGCAGCTCCGCCAGGTCAAAGGCGTCAGCGCCGTTCTCTCCGCGAACCCCTACTACAACAAGCCCACGCAGGAAGGCCAGTACCAGCACTTCCTCGCGCTCGCCAAAGCCGTAGCGCCGCTGCCGGTCTGCCTTTACAACGTGCCGGGGCGCACCGCCGCCAACCTCGAGCCCGAGACCGTCATTCGCCTGATTGAATCCGCCCCCAACATCCAGGCCATCAAAGAGGCCTCCGGCAAGCTCCCGCAGATCGCCGCCATTGTCCACGGCGCGCCGCGCTCCTTCAAAGTCTTCTCCGGCGACGACAATATGGCGCTCGCCGCCATCGCCTCCGGTGCGCAGGGCCTCATCAGCGTCGCCTCAAACGAGATGCCCGCCGAAGTCAGCCAGATGATCCGCGCCGCCCTCGATAACCGCTGGGACGAGGCGCGCGACATCGAGCGCCGCTCCATGCGCCTCTTTGAAGCCAATTTCTGGGAGTCAAACCCCTCGCCCGTGAAGACGGTCCTCAGCCTCATGGGCAAATGCAGCGACGCGGTCCGCCTTCCGCTGGTCCCCCCCAGCGCCACCACCCGCGCCAGACTCGAGCGCCTGGCCGGCGAGATGGGCCTGCTCAAGTTCGCCCCCGTTGAAGGCGACCTGCGCATGTACTGA